The following are encoded in a window of Arthrobacter woluwensis genomic DNA:
- a CDS encoding pentapeptide repeat-containing protein, which produces MAQTRKNRPAAPRAAAPDLPAHLGEVDGLRRYDEVSESAVLGLSGDVDASHAHLSECVIRDAHLDRLDLTGATLTDLDVEDLQVTELVLRNARLRRVRISGGRIGTLDLSGTEMDSLELRDVRIDYLGLNGAEGNDMVVAGCRLRTLDVPLAKLKRVAFRDSSAEDVDSRDLDATDVDLRGLDARVFTSVTGLRGATLTESQVRELAVQMALQAGIDVKEG; this is translated from the coding sequence ATGGCACAGACGAGGAAGAACCGCCCCGCCGCACCCCGGGCCGCGGCGCCGGATCTGCCCGCTCACCTCGGCGAGGTGGACGGGCTGCGGCGCTATGACGAGGTCTCGGAGAGCGCCGTGCTCGGGCTGTCCGGCGACGTCGACGCATCCCACGCCCACCTCAGCGAATGCGTGATCCGGGACGCCCACCTGGACCGCTTGGACCTCACCGGCGCCACCCTGACGGACCTCGACGTCGAGGACCTGCAGGTCACCGAACTCGTGCTCCGGAACGCCCGGCTCCGCCGCGTGCGGATCAGCGGCGGCAGGATCGGCACGCTGGACCTCTCGGGCACGGAGATGGACAGCCTCGAACTGCGGGACGTCCGGATCGACTACCTGGGCCTGAACGGCGCCGAGGGCAATGACATGGTGGTGGCCGGCTGCCGGCTCCGCACCCTCGACGTGCCGCTGGCGAAGCTCAAGCGCGTCGCGTTCCGGGACAGCAGCGCCGAGGACGTGGACAGCCGCGACCTCGACGCCACCGACGTCGACCTCCGCGGCCTGGACGCCCGGGTCTTCACGTCGGTGACCGGCCTCCGCGGCGCCACCCTGACGGAGTCCCAGGTGCGGGAGCTCGCCGTGCAGATGGCGCTCCAGGCCGGGATCGACGTGAAAGAGGGCTGA
- a CDS encoding DMP19 family protein: MTSKQLPVVLFKESLEAGPDEVVDGNVTVVNAMYQELLGQDEIAEDALRSYYVDFYLTQALGGGFAQYVFTATDREEIDAYVRGGLEAMGAKAHLDLFNRTDAAFEALSEDEVDAYLDGDAEDEDSEVSDAVLAQEELDNEFEALLETEDLMELNAAWLRSLEGLLVVDEDGLDAVIDERLATVEDLEERRAQAEAASLEDMPDFEIIIRELCDVAEVELEKITLGDPNFVYEAETVVAWHFLADGEEYIMVELEDEALMLRPESLEVVAAVEIEEIDDDELEPAGAEV; encoded by the coding sequence ATGACCAGCAAGCAGCTCCCCGTCGTCCTTTTCAAGGAAAGCCTTGAAGCCGGCCCCGATGAAGTGGTGGACGGCAACGTCACCGTGGTCAACGCCATGTACCAGGAGCTCCTGGGCCAGGACGAGATCGCCGAGGACGCCCTCCGCAGCTACTACGTGGACTTCTACCTGACCCAGGCCCTGGGCGGCGGCTTCGCGCAGTACGTCTTCACGGCCACGGACCGTGAAGAGATCGACGCCTACGTCCGTGGCGGGCTGGAGGCCATGGGCGCCAAGGCTCACCTGGACCTATTCAACCGCACCGACGCGGCCTTCGAAGCCCTCAGTGAGGACGAGGTCGACGCCTATCTGGACGGCGACGCCGAGGATGAGGACAGCGAAGTCAGCGACGCCGTCCTGGCCCAGGAGGAGCTCGACAACGAGTTCGAAGCGCTCCTGGAGACCGAGGACCTCATGGAGCTCAACGCCGCCTGGCTGCGCAGCCTCGAGGGCCTGCTGGTGGTGGACGAGGACGGCCTGGACGCCGTGATCGACGAACGCCTCGCCACCGTCGAGGACCTCGAGGAGCGCCGCGCTCAGGCCGAGGCCGCCTCCTTGGAGGACATGCCCGACTTCGAGATCATCATCCGCGAACTGTGCGACGTCGCCGAGGTGGAACTGGAGAAGATCACCCTCGGAGACCCCAACTTCGTCTACGAGGCCGAGACCGTGGTGGCCTGGCACTTCCTGGCCGACGGTGAGGAGTACATCATGGTGGAGCTCGAGGACGAGGCCCTCATGCTGCGGCCGGAGTCGCTCGAGGTCGTGGCCGCGGTCGAGATCGAGGAGATCGACGACGACGAGCTGGAACCCGCCGGCGCCGAGGTGTAA
- a CDS encoding DUF1801 domain-containing protein, whose protein sequence is MLFSKKGDDAALAKLREAPAPYAELGERLHAIIRENAPSLEPVVRWGLPFYVRNGEDICYIKTGKDYLAFGFGESVNPAFQEGAAMHPIVWNITSLDADTEATLASLICTAAG, encoded by the coding sequence ATGCTGTTCAGCAAGAAGGGCGACGACGCCGCACTCGCCAAACTCCGGGAAGCCCCCGCCCCGTACGCGGAACTCGGCGAGCGCCTGCACGCCATCATCCGCGAGAACGCCCCGTCCCTGGAACCGGTGGTCCGCTGGGGCCTCCCGTTCTACGTCCGGAACGGCGAGGACATCTGCTACATCAAGACCGGCAAGGACTACCTCGCCTTCGGCTTCGGCGAATCCGTGAACCCGGCCTTCCAGGAGGGCGCGGCAATGCACCCGATCGTCTGGAACATCACGTCCCTCGACGCGGACACCGAAGCAACCCTCGCATCCCTGATCTGCACGGCAGCGGGCTGA